Genomic window (Argopecten irradians isolate NY chromosome 13, Ai_NY, whole genome shotgun sequence):
AACATGGACACAGTATGTATCTAGACAGAAGTGAGTACGGAACTACGTTTTATCTAGAAAAGTAGTGAGCAAATAACCGATGTTTTTATCCAGGAAAAAATGAGTGTAATAAGGGGTTTTATTTATCCAAACAATTAACTCAATTATTTGTGAAGTTCTTGATTTTACTATCCAACGATCATGAACTTATGTAACTTGTTTTATATACTATGTtacatattaatatttcttGTGTCCTTAAGTTCTATTAAGATATGGCTTAATGACCAAACAATGGTATGGCTGCTTAACAAAAGTAGTGTCCTCTTTCCAGTATTCAAATTATTCTATTATTCAATCTTCATTGTCACTTTGTATCACATTAAGTGCATGTCCAAACAATGATATGCCTGTTTAGTTAAGTCCAACATACTCCAACAGTTTTCTATACATCATTATTCTCTGTGTGTCtgttattaattaataatgttGTCATCTTCCGCCAAAgtttaaaagatataaaaacgTATCGTAGGTATTCCAATTGTTCATGATTTAAACATTTccctgtattttataaaaccaacATTCATCTGAAGTAATTCGTCAAATCAACaaaatgttaaacaaaatattttatgatatatgtaatgtttaataGATAGGATATATACATCAATGCATTTTCAATACAAAATGTGTCGTAATTTTTGTAATTGATTACGGTGATACAATTTGTTGGTTATGTATAAGGATTAGCTTCACTGAATTTGTCCTTTTTTAACCAGGTGTACTATATACGTAGTACGAGATCCAGAGCAATGTACTACGAAATCATGACATAACGAACAGGAAATAGATATAATATGACTAAACAGTCTTTAGTTTAAAGCCATAATAAGGCTTATTAATGGGATAAAGTCCTTTAAATTCGTGTTGTATTTTGGCTTTACATGCGTGTTTCATTTGAAGATTAATTTGAGGAGAAAAAAGTCAAAAGCAAAGATGacttttatgaaatatattagGTACGTATTTCTTTCaaataacaaagtgatttgGTCATAACTTAAGTACACAGCTTTTTTGGAATTGTCCATGTGGAAATCATTAACTTTAAATGCTCATATAATAATCATGATTTTATGCCAAACAAATGTATTGCATAGTGGTTTTTAGACTTTAGCGTGCCTACAGTACGCCAGAGCCTTATGCCATGGAAATTTACAACTGTCTTAGCAGTCTGATTGGTTAATTATTCCAACAATTTACTAACACCACCTGGGGACAAAATCTTTCAACAAAATTTCGCCGCCATTATTCGATATCATTTTCATTGCAACAGCACAAAcaattcaaatacagaaaaaacacagatattgaaaatattaccTTTTTCAATTATTAGACTGTAACATATTGCATGTCACAGATGATATGAAATCCTTTCAGTATACTAAAACATATTCTTGAGACGTGGAGAAAATTTcttaagagttacttcccttcgtttcactacTGCGGTCGGTGCACACTTGAACGCTTCAACGTTTGGAACTTCATTTCATGAGTTATATTGAAACTTATCGCAGCAGCTGAATAATTATGTATACTAGCAGTGGTCACGTGGTCTGAGAAACCGATATATTGGATGGACTCACCACTGATTAGTGTCTTCAAAATCGATCCCTTGAGCAGGATCTTGATAATATAACACATGTCTTGAATGAGATGTATACATTAAGagtgtaagcagtatttgtgcTCATTTTGTGGCAGTTGGACCGATAATAATCCATGTTTATGACGTGAAAATGTTGGTTATCGGGATATGATGCTCTGTAGCTTTTATGGTGATGCTGttctaagggaggtaactcccaCAACAATAAAATAGTTAATATTGATGTTCAGCAGCGAAAATGAATAGAAACAgagacatatatattttaatctctgattgaaatgataaaaatatctgttCTCAATGACAATACAAAGCTATGGTGAATATAgtcaataaaattaaataagttTTAGATCAGGTTTAAAACATTTGCTAATATTTCTTCCTAATtggttttattaaaactaaaattacatattttaagcCACAATCACCATCATATTGAAACGCTGAtcctaattaatatttaaatgtagttttaatgacttgtttttttaatatttataaattataggcctaaattaaattatgattttaatattaGGAATCTGTTTTAGTTTGAATTGATTGTAGGATACTCATTTCATTTATGTGATTAATGATAGTATagctatttatattttaattggtttaaaTGGCATATACAGTAATCTACACTGATGCTATCTGTATGTATTAAGCATTGAcaattatatgaaaactttgtGCATTTTTGATATTGtgacatatttttgtgtaatacCTTTAATGTTTAAGATAAACTAAATGAaccattttatattgatattttgcaGAAATCATCAGTGAGTATTTTGACTAAGTgaaacaataaaagaaaacacaatATGGAGTATTATATCGAACATAGCATCGGGATAGATGATTTAAACATTCCAAGTGaacatacaaaaacatataCCGGCGATAGACATCACGATTCGTATGTTAAAGCATCCAGTGATGGACGACACTTAACCAAACACACAGAGATACATTCAGAAAACCAGGCTTACAGGTGGTATCTATATGGTGGAGAGTTTTGTGAACAACAAGACACAGAGGGAATCTTTGGAACACAACAAGGAGGAAAATCGCACTTATGtaatgtctgtggtaagggattTAGTCGGACAGAACACCTAAAGacacacctcaggacacataacGGCGAAGAGCCTTACAAAtttgatgtctgtggtaagagGTTTAGTGAGGCAGGTGCCCTACAGAAACACCAAAGGATAAAAAtgggagagaaaccttacaaatgtgatgtatgTGGTAAGGGGTTCAAAAAGGCATGTAAACTACAGacacacctcaggacacatacaggagagaaaccttacagaTGTGAGGTATGTGGTAAGGAGTTTCGTGTGGCACAACACCTACAGATCcacatcaggacacatacaggagagaaaccttacaaatgtggtGTATGTGGTAAGAGGTTTATTAGTTCAGCTGGCTTACAGTATCATCTAaagacacatacaggagagaaaccttacaaatgtgatataTGTTGTAAGAGTTTCAACGTTCGACAAACCTTAAAAATGCATTATatgacacatacaggagagacaACTTGTATATGTTACGtatgtggtaaggggtttagtcagACAAAAAAATTACAGATACACCTtaggatacatacaggagagagaCCTTACAAGTGTGAGGTATGTGGTAAGGGTTTTAGTGTGGAACAAAATCTACAGAGACACATTAgaacacatacaggagagaaaccttacaaatgtgatgtatgTGGTAAGAGGTTGATTAGTTCAGATGGCTTACAGTATCATCTAaagacacatacaggagagaaaccttacaaatgtgacgTATGTGGCAAGGGCTTTATTAGGACAGAACAACTACAGatacacctcaggacacatacaggagagaaaccttacaactGTGATGTATGTGGTAAGAGGTTTATTAGTTCAGATGGCTTACAGAAACACATCAGGaaacatacaggagagaaaccttacaaatgtgatgtatgTGGTAAGAGGTTTAATGTGAAAGGGACCCTACAGACACACCttaggacacatacaggagataaaccttaCAACTGTGATGTATGTGGTAAGAGGTTTAATGTGAAAGGGACCCTACAGACACACCTAAGGACACATAcgggagagaaaccttacaaatgtgatgcaTGTGGTAAAGGGTTTAGTGAGTCATGTaacctacagacacacctcaggatacatacaggagagaaaccttacaaatgtgatgtatgTGGTAAGGGCTTCAATCAGACAAGTCATCTACAGACACACCTTAGAACACATAcgggagagaaaccttacaaatgtgatgtatgTGGTAAGGGCTTCAATACGACATCTAACCTACAGAAACACCTCAGGATACATACACGAGAGAGACCTTACAATTGTGATGtatgtggtaaggggtttagtgtgGCACAACAACTACAGACAcacatcaggacacatacaggagagaaacattacaaatgtgatgtctgtagTAAGGAGTTCAATAGAAAATTTAACCTACAGAGACATCTCAAGACACATACATGAGATAAATTTTAGAAATGTGATGTATGTGGTTAGGCGttcattgatatattttacctACAGACACATCTTAGGACACATACAGgggagaaaccttacaaatgtgatgtatgtggtaaggggtttaatcagacacaacacctacagacacacctcaggacacatacaggagagaaaccttacaaatgtgatgtatgtggtaaggggtttaatcagacacaacacctacagacacacctcaggacacatacaggagagaaaccttacaaatgtgatgtatgTGATAAGAGGTTAAGTCAGACATCTAACCTACAGACACATCTTAGGACACATACAGGGGAGAAACCTTACATATATGATAAGAGGTTTAGCCATACATCtaacctacagacacacatcaGGACACATAGAGGAGGGTAACCTTACCCGACATATGTTGAAAGTGATTTAGTCAACAAGCTAGCTTAAAGACACACTTCATGACCCATATACAGGGAAAAACACGTAAACTAGATATTCATGATAATAGATCAGGTGTTGCACAAAATGCCGATCTACATCTGaagaaacatgaaaaaaacGCCATTGTTTACAATTGACAAGGAAATGGCAGACTAGAGGTCAGCAAATTCTAAAAGTTAATTTTAGTATTTTCTACAAAAATATGCATacactattttaaaaaaaagaataacacCTGAATGTTATAAATTACGCACTACCCTGTATTCTAGCCAATCAAATTGATATATGAGATCGATAGCTCTGACCGGTTGTCATATTTACGGAGCAAAGAGTACGGAGAGTAGGAAAAAACTATGGCAGGCAACCCAGTCTACAACTTCGTACGCCACTGAGATagttatcattttattgtttccaTTTTTACATCGTGAtaatgaaatgtacatgtagacagagatttagataataaagataaaaaaagcTTGGTCTGTTCTCGTTATATCACGTACCCAAATGTAGTTATCGTAAACGGATGAACGGTAATATTTACCACGAGATAAAGCCGTGCACTACATCTCATAGCTTGAGGCTAGTACGTTGCACATAACTTCAATCTTGCATACACAGTATTTTGGCCGATTTTACTGAAAACCAATCACCATCGTAAAGTATCTCATAGCTTTTTTTCCTGTTGGATTAAATATGGTCATCTTATGcacaaactaaaaataaaactatCATATCAGCAAATCATGTCAGAAATACACAGTATTTATCAACTCACGCATTTGATAAAAGACACCAGAAGTACTTTTACTCTGTGTATTTTCATGATTCCATCCCAGTCAGATAGATTACCAGGTTAGACGTGTTGTGACTACCAACACATCCGGCCGATGttgaaataatgaatatgaTTTGCTTGATTGAAAAACAACAAAtctatatttagaaaatattctGTAAATTTCCTAGTTTCATGAAGAAATCGCTAAAGGTCGTTTAAGATTCAATGAATTATCAGATGTAAAACAATCAAGAATTCTCAAAGGtcttaaaatttcattaatggtacctacaaataaaaacatttttgaacaatatattaagttttctttttaatatattaatacTTAAAGTAAGTGTCCTCACTGATTATAATAAGAATgatgcatatttatatattgatctATTTATTTTGCTTCTGATATCtaaagtaaaatgtttataaatcctcctttaaattgattaaaatggGAAGGAAAAGCTGACAAAaatatttccattaaaacatcaGAATTAGGCCTAGCCTAGCGATATGAAAGGTCAAGTCGTAATTAAATTGATGTTCTTTTGTACATTTTGTGGATTTTGTTAGCTGAAgtgtttttcaaattattatacagtaaaactatgGCTTGGTTAATCCAGATAAATATCTGGTAAATcggaatatacatgtagatgtaagacacatttcaataaaaaaagatttatttCAGTACGGTTCTTTGCCTTCATAAAactaattgaaaataaataaactcGCAAAAGAAAATATCAGCTTTCAAGTTTACTTTCTTACTGTGTAGCCTGCGAGGGTTGTTCAATGCTAAGTGAATTGACTCCCGTTGAGTTAAATGAGGCAATGACCTGGGGTGATGGCAAGGTGTTCTGACCGACGGTACCCCTGATGACAGTATGACACATGTGATTATAGCAGTTGAAAATGAGTTACTGTTAATTAGACTCAATTTAGCACTATCAAACTGTGCTAGCTATCACGGCTCGATCCGGGACAGTTTCTTCGCCATGGTATATTGGGTATATCTTCGATaatttgttaaaacatttaCCAAAGCAAATTTTAAGGTTCCAATTTGTACATATTCAAATAACGTAATATTGTTGGATGTAAAATTACCAAGCTACACATTTTcgaaaactaaatggaaatcagtcaattattgatattagAGTACGTTATTTTATCTATGCTATATTCGACGATCCTTTCGTGATATTTTAGTCGCCGTTACATATTTAGGGTTGCTTCGAGGATTTGTTTACACTTTTACCATCGTAAAatcaaaaaatgttaaatatgtacAGAATCAATAAACCTTTTTTGTTTAATGTATCAATAGATATGAATGAGCAAACGACTGATTATATTATTGCCTACATTCTAAGAAATGTAGATATAATTTTTAGAATGTAAAAATGACTAAATTGATTGGATATGTGAAGGATCggaacaaaattgataattgtGTAAAAACATTGGTATGATGCGATGAAATATTATGGATTGTTTATGTTGTGCTCACccaatattttgatttaaaaaacaaCATCTAGGTTATATTATAACAGGAAAACAAGCAGTGAATTATAAAActaaggggagtaactctttTATCATAACATCCTTATCAATGACCGCTATAATGTTCTAtttgtaaaatgtaatatgttttaattataatgaaaattgaCGAAGGAAACACAAACAATTAGTCCTTATATTTTTCTGGAACATTTGAACTTCACAATTTTGATCTATTCTTTTTAATGGGATACTTATGTGTATCACTAGCAACTCCTAACCACCAACAATATCACCTAAAGTTTATATGGGGAATTTTGCTGAATGTTGGTTTTTAATGtatgaaaaatgtttaaaagttaATTCCAATCTAGAAAATGCATGAAAATACACGAAAATGATTGGAATATGTTAGACTACCATTTTAACATACTTCTAATAACATATATTGAattcattttatgttaaattcACTTGATCAGATTATTAGCCTGAAAACAGCAACCTGTTTATAACAATGAATAATGATATGCATATCTGAAAATAGtgtcatttgtttttattgaaaatcaGAAAAGTCGCCATAAGCTAATgtttcaagaaaaaaacaaagatctctaaatgcaatttaaaaatTGATTACGAAGACTACATATAACATGACCTTAGGTGATTTTTATGAGTATTAAGCTTCAGGTAATGTCAATCACATAATAGCTGTCTGATTACAGGGATTACCTTCCCTACATCCGGACTTTATTCTCCAGACTTTGATTGGCAGACAAATAATAACCCCCGGCTAGTCTGTACTGCAATAAAGGATATGATATATCGTGCCATAACCACGTTTACACACGATACTTAAGGTCTTGAGTAGTGAGAACGGAACTCCATTTTATCCAGACAATGGTGAGAATAGAGCGATCTTTTATCCAGGAAAAAGGGAGCTTCGTGTTATTTTAAAGGTAATGCGCCTGTAAGCTTTTATCTTAATTAATCCAACattgtaattaaattaatttgtttacttATGTATCCAACTCAATGATTTATGAAGTTCGTAGAGTCTTTTTTCAACATCTGATTTTGATAAAGCAAAAATTTAAGATACAGTGTGTTTaagtaattagacatatcaaaaatatgttaaaatgttacattacattttattcTTGTAACAATATAGTTACATATTAATCTTCACTGTCGATTTAAGTGCTATAAAGATCAGGTTTAATGATCAAACAATGATGTGTCTGTTTATCTAAAGTGGTATTCCAACATATCCCAGCAAATATTCTATTATTCTTTATACCTTACTATACAGTTAAttgaggttacacaacgagtggctgttggatatggaatttattccacacgaatgagttattttttaaaagttacaaaagacacgagctatATTATTAGAGTTCGTATAACaagaagtggatgtgtcgcctgcacagcatcataaaaaatagttattaccagttgaaaatattgtaaataattaggtgaagttatcgaATCATGTAATTCTTGGAAATATTAGTGGATTTTTACCAGTATCGAACCCCTTttagatctcattgatataaagcaatatactaAATTTGGTTGAGATCGGATAATAAATACTGAAGTTATATAGCGGAAACcgtgttttgacgattttaaagtcccgtcactcttgcaaatattgacgtattttgaccagtatcgaacacatctaagatctcattgatataaagcaatataccaaatttgttgaaatcggacaataaacaCTAAAGTTATTGAGacgaaaccatggatttatctgttgtgacgattttaaagtcccgtaactcttgcaattATTGATGGATTTCgaccattattgaactcatatgagatttcattgatataaagcaacacaccattttttgttgaaattgaacaaTAGATATTTAAGTTATCTAGCGGAAatcatggatttatctgttttgacgattttaaagttccataactcttgtaaatattgacggattttgaccattatcgaactcatccgagaactcattgatataaagcagtaaactaaatttgattgaaatcggacaaaaaaaataagttatcgcacggaaaccgtttcccggacgccTACACCGACGACGACACCgacgacgccgacgccgacatatagtgatacctaagtgtcgcccttgcgttgcaggcgagaCAAAAATCTAGATTCAAACAGACGTTCATTAAATGAAACAAGTCTTATTAATTAACAGCAAATCATTTTTTAGTCTtgatttttatgttatcttCGGCTCTGTAACGAGATTTTCAGCCGtgtaaaaatgaataaaacatgcgattttttttatctccgATCGTGTTTTAAAAAACTTCATCCCTGCCTATGCTGATATTATTGCAAACATGAGGCCATTTCGGCACAGATTACGTTtgatattatgaaatttaaaaaaaattactgaagaattatatcatttgttgttttgttcacAAGCGACATATTCAGAttcatatttgaaatgaataaatTGTCAGACTTATTGTGAAAAGCCGATTCTGCAAATTAATACCATTTCTGTCCTATCgaaaaatatgttgttttaaaatgattttatgtaaaaattTTCGAGAGGTTTGAAAGCACCTTTTATAACTTCCATTGAATCTGTACAcgaaaaattaaacaaaactcattttaaaaAAGTGTATTTTTCTGAATAGGATAATGTTTTACGAAATTGGccataaatttatataatttcaaatcaaaacagacccctgggaccttttggattttaaaaaatattgcacACATTTTGTCACAATATCACAAAATGCACACGAGGTTTGTTTAATTGATTGGTAACCAAAATTCAATGGTGTAGCTGAAACAGTCCTTTGCCAACGTTTCATTTGAATACAATGCATATTtgtcatttaaagttatatgtgccgtaactgggcgaaaattttgacatgctattttttcatcgtTAATCTATTAagaaccataaggtttgatgaaaaAAGCTgtcaaaatcattcaaatggcttcagatgaattttgtactgtaaaattgttgtttttatgctttACATGGAAACATCCgttcagaaatcactttacaattacaaagaaaaatgtaaaaatgtaacatgaaattgtagaccacaagaTGGCTTCATGGTCCCGTATGTACTCATCTCACTTCACtatcaatgtaaataaatgatttttggcaaaaaatcattttcagcccttatttgtacatgtaaaattataacCTATGCATTggaagtactgtaattttcaaaaagttggtaatttttggtgattaataacatattaaaagctcatcttgattcgtgagtatgaaaaatacggcacatataactttaaatgaccATTTCCTACTCCGATCCTGTCATATTCTATCTAATCCTGTCCAATTTGTCCCTTTTATTCTCAACCTTGTAAATTGTCAGCTCCGGTTATTCATTATCATTCCGAAGCTTTCAAATAATACGACTTTCAAACGCTAACTGGATCGATATGACGGATCTAAGTTCCCTAAGTTTAGACCACGATGACTTTCACTTTCTATTATATTtaagaaaactgaaaataatatattaataaaatcttgcAAAAAATGATTCAGTTAAAATTAATCTTATCTATTGATGCTTAAGTCATAGTCGAGTCGAGTTGAAAAGTTTTCCAAAACCTGCTTGTTTGTCACAAACCTAAAATATAATTGGAAATTTcagaatatgataaaatatcattacacaagctcaataaaacaatatagtCTTCCCCACAATAAACCTCGAAAATTGGTTGAAAAACTGAACCCTGTagtacatataattatattaaaattatgtacattattttacattaacaaCTCAAAAATAGGTTCGATTTGTTACTTACAACTTATACTTATAAGCCAATAATTATCTTATAGATaattaatatatgtaaatacatatcTGGAATATTCTTCATCAGAATCATCGTTGCTTTTCATTTTtctcaatttaattttcaaata
Coding sequences:
- the LOC138306253 gene encoding zinc finger protein 234-like encodes the protein MEYYIEHSIGIDDLNIPSEHTKTYTGDRHHDSYVKASSDGRHLTKHTEIHSENQAYRWYLYGGEFCEQQDTEGIFGTQQGGKSHLCNVCGKGFSRTEHLKTHLRTHNGEEPYKFDVCGKRFSEAGALQKHQRIKMGEKPYKCDVCGKGFKKACKLQTHLRTHTGEKPYRCEVCGKEFRVAQHLQIHIRTHTGEKPYKCGVCGKRFISSAGLQYHLKTHTGEKPYKCDICCKSFNVRQTLKMHYMTHTGETTCICYVCGKGFSQTKKLQIHLRIHTGERPYKCEVCGKGFSVEQNLQRHIRTHTGEKPYKCDVCGKRLISSDGLQYHLKTHTGEKPYKCDVCGKGFIRTEQLQIHLRTHTGEKPYNCDVCGKRFISSDGLQKHIRKHTGEKPYKCDVCGKRFNVKGTLQTHLRTHTGDKPYNCDVCGKRFNVKGTLQTHLRTHTGEKPYKCDACGKGFSESCNLQTHLRIHTGEKPYKCDVCGKGFNQTSHLQTHLRTHTGEKPYKCDVCGKGFNTTSNLQKHLRIHTRERPYNCDVCGKGFSVAQQLQTHIRTHTGEKHYKCDVCSKEFNRKFNLQRHLKTHT